One window from the genome of Candidatus Dependentiae bacterium encodes:
- a CDS encoding protease HtpX, whose amino-acid sequence MFWNQFKTVILLTSLSSVLVLFGFWVGGTNGIYFALILSLLMNFLTYFFSDKLVLSMYGAQKLDEEQYSHIYDMIHELSMEMHIPMPKLWYLPTSMANAFATGRNPKHGSVAVTQGILDILDVHELRGVLAHELSHIKNRDILVATIAATIATAIGFLANMVKWAAIFGGSSDREKSNGGVLGALVAAIIMPLAAMLIQLAISRSREYLADETGAEACKDPLALASALERLHFSAQNQHLEPESTAQASVASLFIVYPFSASGLIALFSTHPPMEKRIAKLRAMAK is encoded by the coding sequence ATGTTTTGGAATCAATTTAAAACAGTTATTTTGCTTACATCTTTAAGCAGTGTCTTAGTATTGTTTGGCTTTTGGGTTGGTGGAACAAACGGAATTTACTTTGCATTAATTCTATCACTTCTTATGAATTTCTTGACCTACTTTTTCTCTGACAAACTTGTTTTGAGCATGTATGGCGCGCAAAAGCTAGATGAGGAACAATATTCCCACATTTACGATATGATTCATGAATTATCAATGGAAATGCATATTCCAATGCCAAAGCTTTGGTATCTTCCAACATCTATGGCGAATGCTTTTGCTACCGGACGAAATCCTAAGCACGGATCCGTCGCAGTTACTCAGGGAATTTTGGATATTTTAGATGTTCACGAACTTCGCGGTGTTCTTGCTCATGAGCTTTCTCATATAAAAAATCGTGATATTTTAGTAGCAACTATCGCAGCAACGATCGCAACTGCAATTGGTTTTCTTGCAAACATGGTCAAATGGGCAGCAATATTTGGTGGGTCTTCTGATAGAGAAAAATCAAATGGCGGAGTTTTAGGAGCTTTAGTTGCAGCGATTATTATGCCGCTAGCAGCGATGCTCATTCAGCTTGCTATTTCAAGATCCCGCGAATATTTGGCTGATGAAACCGGCGCCGAAGCTTGTAAAGATCCGCTTGCTCTTGCATCAGCTCTTGAAAGGCTTCATTTTAGTGCGCAAAATCAGCACTTAGAACCAGAATCAACAGCGCAAGCAAGCGTTGCTAGTTTGTTCATAGTTTATCCATTTTCTGCTTCAGGTTTGATCGCATTATTTTCAACACATCCCCCAATGGAAAAACGAATTGCAAAATTGCGAGCAATGGCAAAATAA